The Alteriqipengyuania halimionae genome contains a region encoding:
- a CDS encoding TonB-dependent receptor has translation MTSKVSSCDSFDSFRLRRLAAALAFTTAGSALAVAMAVPVHAQESTASLRGSVSGATQITAVDVATGSRRTLDVSQDGRYNFPQLRPGIYYLEITGADGQVRRTDEFTLQIAQNAELDFDDIAQEETVADPSGAPGAENVIIVTGGRLVTDEGGEVGANISQREIETLPQNNRNFLSFADLAPGVSVENPDGQSRIQGGGQNSRTVNVYIDGVGQKDYVLKNGITGQDSSQGNPFPQLAVGEYRVISSNYKAEFDQVSSVAITAGTKSGTNEFHGTAFVDYTDTGMREETPLEKFGGREKAETKDIQFGGALGGPIIEDTLFFFATYEGKRRRLPVVIEPGADFPVSFFPAELQDLFGPTQQEFNEDLYFGKISFLPTSRDVFEVSGKYRNESGVFLGNGSSAVETAASQDVDEKRFLVRWEHSGDDFVNDLKGTYESAFWSPRPQNFTPGQIYTFGGVSPVTGQNLVRPQILRIGGSANFQDKGQEGYAIQNDFTWTGFEDHTIKVGVKSKWVRLDRVEQNFFNPQYSYNVNLTPGGFNTTIPYRVQFGAGTGQGTPSVISDNWQFGVYIQDDWFVTDRLTLNLGIRWDYEETPSYLDFVTPPEVVAAVSEANYPNIYQPGVEYDINDYISDGTQRKAFTGAFQPRIGFSYEILELGKLTVFGGYGRSYDRNQFDFIAQEVSINAYSTREFNFITGDPNNTCNPSPTCVPWDPVYLTEAGRQQLLDNAGVGAGRSIRLINNDLKVPYSDQFSLGLRSDLNRLVNVEVGYRHIKSRDGFAYLLGNRRPDGSFFTPAPATPGSPFGFAPPGWGSIIIGTNGLKTDEDAFHFKLAKRYSAESPWNLAATYTYTDGTENRAFGEYFSFDFPTLDDYTVKTSSGLRKHRLVIAGAVDLPTETTISGKFVLSSPRYLNTFVRTPGGTPPVEVVTVETAGNGDRWGFRQLDLAITQNIPLNFLGDRTRVYVRADIINALNDRNYNSFNSVTGERNPNALGTDGPPRTIKLSAGFEF, from the coding sequence ATGACCTCGAAGGTTTCGAGCTGCGATTCGTTTGATTCGTTCCGGCTGCGGCGGCTCGCCGCAGCATTGGCATTCACCACTGCCGGCTCCGCGCTTGCGGTAGCGATGGCGGTGCCGGTCCACGCCCAGGAATCCACCGCTTCGCTGCGGGGTTCGGTTAGCGGCGCAACCCAGATTACCGCGGTCGACGTGGCAACGGGTTCGCGGCGCACCCTGGATGTGTCCCAGGATGGCCGATACAATTTCCCGCAGCTGCGCCCGGGGATCTATTACCTCGAAATCACCGGTGCCGACGGCCAGGTGCGGCGCACCGACGAATTCACGCTCCAGATCGCGCAGAACGCAGAACTCGACTTCGACGATATCGCGCAGGAGGAGACCGTTGCGGATCCGTCCGGTGCGCCGGGCGCAGAGAATGTCATCATCGTCACCGGTGGCCGGCTCGTCACCGACGAAGGCGGCGAGGTCGGTGCCAATATTTCGCAGCGCGAAATCGAAACTCTTCCGCAAAACAACCGCAACTTCCTGTCCTTCGCCGACCTGGCGCCGGGCGTTTCGGTCGAAAACCCCGATGGCCAGTCGCGCATCCAGGGCGGCGGCCAGAACAGCCGCACGGTCAACGTCTATATCGATGGCGTCGGCCAGAAGGATTACGTCCTCAAGAACGGCATCACCGGGCAGGACAGTTCGCAAGGCAACCCGTTCCCGCAGCTGGCGGTGGGCGAATATCGCGTGATCAGTTCGAACTACAAGGCGGAGTTCGATCAGGTCAGCTCGGTCGCCATCACCGCAGGGACAAAGTCCGGCACCAACGAGTTTCACGGTACAGCCTTCGTCGATTACACCGACACCGGTATGCGCGAAGAGACGCCGCTGGAAAAGTTTGGCGGGCGCGAGAAGGCGGAAACCAAGGATATCCAGTTCGGTGGCGCGCTTGGCGGACCGATCATCGAAGACACGCTTTTCTTCTTCGCAACTTACGAAGGCAAGCGTCGCCGTCTGCCTGTGGTGATCGAACCCGGCGCCGACTTCCCGGTCAGCTTTTTCCCCGCGGAGCTGCAGGATCTTTTCGGACCGACCCAGCAGGAATTCAACGAAGACCTGTATTTCGGCAAGATCAGCTTCCTGCCCACCAGCCGTGACGTGTTCGAAGTCTCTGGCAAGTATCGCAACGAGTCCGGGGTTTTCCTCGGGAATGGCAGTTCGGCGGTGGAAACGGCAGCGTCGCAGGATGTGGATGAGAAGCGCTTCCTCGTTCGTTGGGAACACAGCGGCGATGATTTCGTGAACGACCTGAAGGGGACTTACGAAAGCGCTTTCTGGTCGCCGCGTCCGCAGAACTTCACGCCCGGCCAAATCTATACGTTTGGCGGGGTCAGCCCTGTTACGGGCCAGAATCTTGTCCGCCCGCAAATTCTCCGCATTGGAGGAAGTGCGAACTTCCAGGACAAGGGCCAGGAAGGCTACGCGATCCAGAACGATTTCACCTGGACCGGTTTCGAGGACCACACGATCAAGGTGGGCGTGAAATCGAAGTGGGTGCGGCTCGACCGGGTCGAGCAGAACTTCTTCAATCCGCAGTATTCCTACAACGTGAACCTGACGCCGGGTGGCTTCAACACGACCATTCCCTATCGGGTTCAATTCGGGGCCGGCACCGGTCAGGGCACGCCCTCGGTCATCTCGGACAACTGGCAGTTCGGTGTGTACATCCAGGACGACTGGTTCGTGACCGATCGTCTGACGCTGAACCTCGGTATCCGCTGGGATTACGAGGAAACACCTTCCTATCTCGACTTCGTCACCCCGCCGGAAGTCGTCGCCGCCGTTTCGGAGGCAAACTATCCCAATATCTACCAGCCTGGCGTCGAATACGATATCAACGACTACATCTCGGACGGCACACAGCGCAAAGCCTTCACCGGCGCGTTCCAGCCGCGTATCGGCTTCAGCTACGAGATTCTGGAGCTGGGCAAGCTGACGGTCTTCGGCGGCTACGGACGCTCCTACGACCGTAACCAGTTCGATTTCATCGCGCAGGAAGTGAGCATCAACGCGTACAGCACACGCGAGTTCAACTTCATCACCGGCGATCCGAACAACACCTGCAACCCAAGCCCGACCTGCGTTCCGTGGGATCCGGTCTATCTGACCGAAGCGGGCCGGCAGCAACTGCTCGACAACGCAGGCGTCGGTGCTGGGCGCAGCATTCGCCTGATCAACAACGATCTGAAGGTCCCGTATTCGGATCAGTTCAGCCTCGGCCTGCGCAGCGATTTGAACCGGCTGGTAAACGTCGAAGTCGGCTACCGGCATATCAAGAGCCGCGACGGGTTCGCCTATCTTCTCGGCAACCGTCGACCGGACGGCTCGTTCTTCACGCCGGCTCCGGCCACTCCGGGCTCGCCGTTCGGCTTCGCCCCTCCGGGCTGGGGCTCGATCATCATCGGCACCAACGGTCTGAAGACCGATGAAGACGCGTTCCACTTCAAGCTGGCAAAGCGCTATTCTGCGGAATCTCCCTGGAATCTGGCCGCGACCTACACTTACACCGACGGCACCGAGAACCGGGCCTTCGGCGAGTATTTCTCGTTCGATTTCCCGACCCTGGACGATTACACCGTCAAGACTTCCAGCGGCCTGCGCAAGCACCGCCTGGTTATCGCCGGTGCGGTCGACCTGCCGACCGAAACGACGATTTCCGGCAAGTTCGTGCTATCGTCGCCTCGGTACCTCAACACCTTCGTCCGGACGCCCGGCGGCACGCCGCCGGTCGAGGTCGTAACGGTCGAAACCGCGGGCAATGGCGATCGCTGGGGCTTCCGTCAGCTCGATCTGGCGATCACCCAGAACATTCCGCTGAATTTCCTGGGCGACCGGACACGGGTCTATGTGCGTGCCGATATCATCAACGCATTGAACGACCGCAACTACAACAGCTTCAATTCGGTGACGGGTGAGCGCAATCCCAATGCCCTGGGCACCGACGGTCCGCCGCGGACGATCAAGCTCTCGGCCGGCTTCGAATTCTGA
- the bglX gene encoding beta-glucosidase BglX — protein sequence MTLIGVRLLALAALPVLGGCATAAMEASPVTAATEARGQVVPVEPAEPTWAAPDPEMDRTIDALMARMTIEDKVGQLTLLTSDWESTGPTMRDTYKQDIRSGRVGAIFNAYTSAYTRELQRLAVEETRLGIPLLFGYDVIHGHRTIFPISLGEAASWDMTAVEKAARVSALEASAEGLHWTFSPMVDIARDARWGRISEGAGEDVYLGSQVARARVRGYQGDDLGATDTILATAKHFAGYGAAQAGRDYHTVDISERTLRDVYLPPFEAAVDEGVATFMTAFNEYDGVPASGSRYLLTDVLRDQWGFDGFVVTDYTSINEMVPHGYAKDLKQAGEQALDAGVDMDMQGAVFMDHLAQSVADGKVEMAAVDRAVRRILEMKYRLGLFEDPYRYADEAREKATLYKPEFLEAARDVARKSMVLLKNEGNALPLAASAKRIAVIGPLGNSKPDMIGSWAAAGDRGTRPVTVLEGMQANARDGVSVEYAKGASYEFADEGKTDGFAEALALAERSDVIVATMGEKWDMTGEAASRTSLDLPGNQQALLEKLVATGKPVVLVLMSGRPNSVTWANDNVPAILHAWYPGTQGGHAVADVVYGDYNPSGKLPVTFPRTVGQVPIHYDMKNTGRPIELGEPGAKYVSRYLNTSNDPLYRFGYGLSYTSFAYSPATLSAPTMGAGGSITASATITNTGDVAGEEVVQLYVRDLVGSVTRPVQELKGFEKIALQPGESRTVSFTLKPADLAFTRGDMSHGWEPGEFRLWIAPSSGAEAATPVTFRLTE from the coding sequence ATGACACTTATTGGCGTACGGCTTCTGGCCCTTGCAGCGTTGCCGGTGCTGGGGGGATGTGCGACCGCTGCGATGGAAGCGTCGCCGGTGACTGCCGCGACAGAGGCGCGCGGACAGGTTGTTCCGGTCGAACCTGCAGAGCCAACTTGGGCCGCACCCGACCCGGAGATGGACCGCACCATCGACGCGCTGATGGCGCGAATGACGATCGAGGACAAGGTCGGCCAGTTGACCTTGTTGACCAGCGACTGGGAATCGACCGGGCCAACGATGCGCGATACCTATAAGCAGGATATCCGCTCGGGCCGTGTGGGTGCGATCTTCAATGCCTATACGTCGGCCTACACCCGCGAATTGCAGCGTCTGGCCGTCGAGGAAACCCGGCTCGGCATCCCGCTGCTGTTCGGATACGATGTCATCCACGGCCATCGCACGATCTTCCCGATCTCGCTCGGCGAAGCGGCGAGCTGGGATATGACGGCGGTGGAGAAGGCCGCGCGCGTTTCGGCGCTGGAAGCATCGGCGGAAGGCCTGCACTGGACGTTCTCACCGATGGTCGACATTGCGCGCGATGCACGCTGGGGCCGTATTTCCGAAGGGGCCGGGGAAGACGTCTATCTGGGCTCGCAGGTCGCCCGCGCACGGGTTCGCGGCTATCAGGGCGACGATCTGGGCGCGACCGACACGATCCTTGCCACGGCCAAGCATTTCGCCGGCTACGGCGCCGCGCAGGCGGGCCGCGACTACCACACGGTCGATATTTCGGAGCGGACCCTGCGCGACGTCTATCTGCCGCCCTTCGAGGCTGCGGTGGACGAGGGCGTCGCGACCTTCATGACCGCCTTCAACGAATATGACGGCGTTCCCGCCAGCGGCAGCCGCTATCTGCTGACCGACGTGCTGCGCGACCAGTGGGGTTTCGACGGTTTCGTCGTGACCGACTATACATCGATCAACGAGATGGTCCCGCACGGCTACGCGAAGGATCTTAAGCAGGCCGGCGAACAGGCGCTCGACGCGGGCGTCGACATGGACATGCAGGGCGCGGTGTTCATGGACCATCTGGCGCAATCGGTCGCCGACGGAAAGGTCGAGATGGCCGCCGTCGACCGGGCGGTGCGCCGTATCCTCGAAATGAAATACCGGCTGGGCCTGTTCGAAGATCCCTACCGCTACGCCGATGAAGCGCGCGAGAAGGCGACTCTCTACAAGCCCGAATTCCTCGAAGCGGCGCGCGACGTGGCGCGCAAGTCGATGGTCCTGCTCAAGAACGAGGGTAACGCCTTGCCGCTCGCCGCCTCGGCGAAGCGGATCGCGGTGATCGGCCCGCTCGGCAACAGCAAGCCCGACATGATCGGCAGCTGGGCCGCAGCGGGCGACCGCGGGACGCGTCCGGTCACCGTACTCGAAGGCATGCAGGCCAATGCGCGCGATGGCGTGAGCGTCGAATACGCCAAGGGCGCGAGCTACGAGTTCGCCGACGAAGGCAAGACCGACGGTTTCGCCGAAGCGCTGGCGCTGGCCGAGCGATCGGATGTCATCGTCGCTACGATGGGCGAGAAGTGGGACATGACCGGCGAGGCGGCGAGCCGCACCTCGCTCGACCTGCCCGGCAACCAGCAGGCGCTGCTCGAGAAGCTGGTCGCCACGGGTAAGCCGGTGGTGCTGGTACTCATGAGCGGTCGACCCAACTCGGTCACCTGGGCGAACGACAACGTCCCTGCGATCCTCCACGCCTGGTACCCGGGCACGCAGGGTGGGCATGCGGTCGCCGATGTGGTCTATGGCGACTACAACCCCTCGGGCAAGCTGCCGGTCACCTTCCCGCGCACGGTCGGCCAGGTGCCGATCCATTACGACATGAAGAATACCGGCCGCCCGATCGAGCTGGGCGAGCCGGGCGCGAAATACGTCTCGCGTTATCTCAATACCTCCAACGACCCGCTCTACCGCTTCGGATACGGGCTGAGCTACACGAGCTTCGCATACTCGCCGGCTACGCTCAGCGCGCCGACCATGGGGGCAGGCGGTTCGATCACTGCCAGCGCCACCATCACCAACACGGGCGACGTTGCGGGCGAGGAAGTCGTCCAACTCTATGTGCGCGATCTGGTCGGGTCGGTCACCCGGCCGGTGCAGGAGCTCAAGGGCTTTGAAAAGATCGCCCTGCAGCCGGGCGAGAGCCGGACCGTAAGCTTCACCCTGAAGCCCGCAGACCTTGCCTTCACCCGCGGCGACATGTCGCATGGCTGGGAGCCGGGCGAGTTCCGCTTGTGGATCGCGCCGTCATCAGGCGCCGAAGCGGCCACGCCCGTGACCTTCAGGCTGACGGAGTAG
- a CDS encoding sulfatase family protein, whose protein sequence is MSLAGCATPSPPSSPQTGSFQDAVTPRDRPNIIFIMSDDHAQTAISAYGTAIGRLAPTPNIDRIAANGALFENSYVTNSLCGPSRATMLTGQFSHMHGFTQNGQKFDNSSWNWVRELGQSGYRTALFGKWHLNYSPEGAGIDEWAVLDDQGKYYNPDIITPSGREVVEGYATDIVTDYSIDWLEKNAGGEEPFAILIHHKAPHRNFMPAIRHVQKYIGTEFPVPTNYFDHYDGRPAAAAQEMNIYRDMYEGHDLKMTVEEGSSEVRYNPWPDDFARMTDAQRDAYFGALQPGNDAMNEADMTPRQLAIWKYQRYMDEYLGTVAAVDDSVGRVLDWLEASGQADNTIVVYTSDQGFYLGEHGWFDKRFMYEESLRTPLVMQYPGKIAPGTRIAAPVQNVDYAPTFLDFAGLGPRDTIQGRSLRPVVDGEAPADWRDAIYYHYYEYPGFHSVRAHYGVKQGRYKLMRFYGDIDQWEFYDLRTDPSEMHNRIDDPAMAKVVARMKQKLATLRTQYRDSDGPAVEAATGDSAAAAKGRRDALRAAGPGHHAHR, encoded by the coding sequence ATGTCTCTCGCGGGGTGTGCGACACCATCCCCGCCTTCGTCACCCCAGACTGGGAGCTTTCAAGACGCCGTTACGCCGCGTGATCGTCCGAACATCATCTTCATCATGTCGGACGATCACGCGCAGACGGCGATCTCGGCCTACGGCACCGCAATCGGGCGGCTCGCCCCCACCCCGAACATCGATCGCATCGCGGCCAACGGGGCGCTGTTCGAGAACAGCTACGTCACCAATTCGCTATGTGGGCCGAGCCGGGCGACAATGCTGACCGGCCAGTTCAGCCACATGCACGGCTTCACGCAGAACGGGCAGAAGTTCGACAATTCATCGTGGAACTGGGTCCGCGAGCTGGGTCAGTCGGGGTATCGGACCGCACTGTTCGGCAAGTGGCATCTCAATTATTCGCCCGAGGGGGCCGGGATCGACGAGTGGGCGGTGCTCGACGATCAGGGCAAATACTACAATCCCGACATCATCACGCCGTCGGGGCGCGAGGTGGTCGAAGGCTACGCCACCGATATCGTGACCGATTACAGCATCGACTGGCTGGAGAAGAATGCGGGAGGCGAAGAGCCCTTCGCGATCCTGATCCATCACAAGGCGCCGCATCGCAATTTCATGCCCGCGATCCGCCACGTGCAGAAATATATCGGCACCGAATTCCCCGTACCGACCAACTATTTCGACCACTACGACGGTCGGCCTGCCGCCGCTGCGCAGGAAATGAACATCTACCGCGACATGTACGAAGGCCACGACCTCAAGATGACGGTCGAGGAGGGTTCGAGCGAGGTTCGCTACAACCCCTGGCCCGACGATTTCGCGCGGATGACCGACGCCCAGCGCGACGCCTATTTCGGCGCCTTGCAGCCCGGCAACGATGCCATGAACGAAGCCGACATGACGCCGCGCCAATTGGCGATCTGGAAGTACCAGCGCTACATGGACGAATATCTGGGCACGGTGGCAGCGGTCGACGACAGCGTGGGCCGGGTTCTCGACTGGCTGGAAGCCTCGGGCCAAGCCGACAACACGATCGTCGTCTATACCTCCGACCAGGGTTTCTACCTCGGCGAGCACGGCTGGTTCGACAAGCGCTTCATGTACGAGGAAAGCCTGCGCACGCCGCTGGTGATGCAGTATCCCGGGAAGATCGCGCCGGGCACACGCATTGCCGCGCCGGTGCAGAACGTGGATTATGCGCCGACCTTTCTCGATTTCGCCGGGCTAGGGCCGCGCGATACGATCCAGGGCCGCTCGTTGCGCCCGGTCGTCGATGGCGAGGCGCCGGCCGACTGGCGCGATGCGATCTACTACCACTACTACGAATACCCGGGCTTCCATTCGGTGCGCGCCCATTACGGGGTGAAGCAGGGTCGCTACAAGCTGATGCGCTTCTACGGGGATATCGACCAGTGGGAGTTCTATGACCTGCGGACCGACCCGTCCGAAATGCACAACCGCATCGACGATCCCGCTATGGCCAAAGTGGTCGCGCGCATGAAACAAAAGCTCGCAACCTTACGCACACAATATCGCGACAGCGACGGTCCTGCGGTCGAGGCAGCGACAGGCGATAGCGCAGCTGCAGCCAAGGGACGCCGGGATGCGCTTCGGGCCGCAGGTCCGGGACACCACGCGCACCGCTGA
- a CDS encoding glycoside hydrolase family 97 protein: protein MTGPTRSPARMLLWLLGALAALGLASGAAAQDEVTHRQCSPDGELCFEIGTEQTIPVYRVLRDGEEVIAPSKLGFMLRGAGKWQNGVALGDPTRASHDETWEQPWGESRLVIDRYNEMRVPMTERGKTQRRIDLVARVFDNGVGFRYDFPRQDQLSDAIIDGELTEFVLAGGDAEAWWIPGGEWNRYEFLYNATPAREVGIAHTPITFRRADGLHIAIHEAALVDYSAFWLQRIEGQRFRTMLAPSSGGWKVRREAPFHTPWRAILIAGDAPALYAAADIVLNLNEPNALGDVSWVRPHKYVGIWWAMHLDTWSWNDGPKHGATTQHAMDYIDFAARHGFKSVLVEGWNKGWWSESGRNFEFAEAYPDFDMDRVTAYAKSKGVEIMGHHETAGNAGLYERQLEEAYDYYQRHGVHSVKTGYVADAGGVLREDADGTEQWEYHDGQYMARHHLLVAKRAAAHEIAVNAHEPIKDTGLRRTYPNLVSREGARGTEYMAWGEPPNPPSHEPTLVFTRMLSGPFDLTPGIVSLQGRESLLPNTLARQLADYVVIYSPIQMAADLPENYAKAPDALAFIEQVPVDWERTKVLSGEIGQYAVIARQRRGGDDWWVGGVTDADARTVDLDLSFLHPDTRYVAEIWRDGEGGGIDGNRFAMVRETRAIRGGDRLAIEMLAGGGFAMSLRPVR, encoded by the coding sequence ATGACCGGACCGACCCGAAGCCCTGCGCGCATGCTTCTTTGGCTGCTTGGCGCGCTGGCTGCGCTTGGCCTCGCTTCGGGCGCGGCGGCGCAGGACGAGGTGACCCATCGCCAGTGCTCCCCCGATGGCGAATTGTGCTTCGAAATCGGGACCGAACAGACGATCCCGGTCTACCGCGTGCTGCGCGACGGGGAGGAGGTGATCGCCCCCTCCAAGCTCGGCTTCATGCTGCGCGGCGCGGGCAAGTGGCAGAACGGGGTCGCGCTGGGCGATCCGACCCGCGCCAGCCACGACGAAACCTGGGAACAGCCGTGGGGCGAAAGCCGCCTGGTCATCGACCGGTATAACGAGATGCGCGTGCCGATGACCGAACGCGGCAAGACGCAGCGGCGGATCGACCTGGTCGCGCGGGTGTTCGATAACGGCGTCGGTTTTCGTTACGACTTCCCGCGGCAGGACCAGCTCTCCGATGCGATCATCGACGGCGAGCTGACCGAGTTCGTGCTTGCAGGCGGTGATGCCGAAGCCTGGTGGATTCCGGGTGGCGAATGGAACCGCTACGAATTTCTCTACAATGCCACCCCCGCGCGCGAGGTCGGCATTGCGCATACGCCGATCACCTTCCGCCGCGCCGATGGCCTGCATATCGCGATCCACGAGGCCGCGCTGGTCGATTACAGCGCGTTCTGGCTCCAGCGGATCGAGGGCCAGCGCTTCCGGACCATGCTCGCGCCTTCGTCGGGAGGGTGGAAAGTCCGCCGCGAGGCCCCGTTCCACACGCCTTGGCGCGCGATCCTGATCGCCGGGGATGCGCCCGCGCTCTATGCTGCGGCCGACATCGTGCTCAACCTCAACGAGCCCAATGCGCTCGGCGATGTCAGTTGGGTGCGCCCGCACAAATATGTCGGCATCTGGTGGGCGATGCATCTCGACACATGGAGCTGGAACGACGGGCCCAAGCACGGCGCAACAACGCAGCACGCGATGGACTATATCGATTTCGCCGCGCGGCACGGCTTCAAGTCGGTCCTCGTCGAAGGCTGGAACAAGGGCTGGTGGAGCGAGAGCGGACGCAACTTCGAGTTTGCCGAGGCCTATCCCGATTTCGACATGGACCGTGTCACCGCCTACGCGAAGTCGAAGGGCGTGGAGATCATGGGGCACCATGAAACCGCCGGGAATGCGGGGCTCTACGAACGCCAGCTGGAAGAGGCCTACGACTATTACCAGCGGCACGGCGTCCATTCGGTGAAGACCGGATACGTCGCCGATGCGGGCGGCGTGCTGCGCGAGGACGCCGACGGGACCGAGCAGTGGGAATATCACGACGGGCAATACATGGCCCGCCACCACCTGCTGGTCGCCAAGCGCGCGGCGGCGCACGAAATCGCCGTCAACGCGCACGAGCCGATCAAGGATACGGGGCTCAGGCGCACCTACCCCAACCTCGTCAGCCGCGAAGGTGCGCGCGGCACCGAATACATGGCGTGGGGCGAGCCGCCCAACCCGCCGAGCCACGAGCCGACGCTGGTCTTCACCCGCATGCTGTCGGGCCCGTTCGACCTGACACCGGGCATCGTCAGCCTGCAGGGCCGCGAAAGCCTGCTGCCCAACACGCTTGCGCGCCAGCTGGCCGATTACGTGGTGATCTATTCACCGATCCAGATGGCGGCCGACCTACCGGAGAATTACGCCAAGGCCCCCGACGCGCTCGCCTTCATCGAGCAGGTGCCGGTCGACTGGGAGCGCACGAAGGTGCTTTCCGGCGAGATCGGCCAATATGCAGTGATCGCCCGCCAACGGCGCGGCGGGGACGACTGGTGGGTCGGCGGCGTGACCGACGCAGACGCGCGCACGGTCGATCTCGATCTGTCGTTCCTCCATCCAGACACGCGCTATGTCGCCGAGATCTGGCGCGATGGCGAAGGTGGCGGGATCGACGGAAATCGGTTCGCGATGGTGCGCGAGACGCGCGCAATACGCGGCGGCGACCGGCTGGCAATCGAGATGCTGGCGGGCGGCGGGTTCGCAATGAGCCTGCGCCCGGTCCGCTGA